The proteins below come from a single Deinococcus radiotolerans genomic window:
- a CDS encoding replication initiator protein A, with translation MPPRKKVSREPVMIDNGSGYDELNLGRLSLISGQKTVPASLRTWQKNIVTPDGRPVIITCSTIDQQVVPHGLDNDFMVGLLNLCFEAGLPDGPFTLSAYGLLKAAGFPDTAQYYRSLEESLVRLNKAQYTIDEGWYAQGTQRWTTQSFAQVSYLAYHRSTAGIRDTSVITVQLAPPIMDSLRSGYIKPLDLKFYRTLSQPLVRAVYRQLDTLQFDDAAPNGLVKELQFPLMGWASRLGIVSDRPDNVERTLRPAHEELLANNYVRQVEITGRGKDKLIRYVFGPPPESEHPALVQLLVDRGVKQGVAVRLTLVFPDRIEEAARRFDHYVMTTQRPIHNRGGLLVSMVQRPEDFANLPGYTSSTSKPSAPVSKGDVGHPGKRHGKVEEDIEVFEAQVQAHVEGLTGPELYEWVYRQLSVLGVMKRLSPHERGLLEAALRDGRVDGRQVVREMTRRLHAGGLAIEDAIADLRLLIAPQ, from the coding sequence ATGCCCCCCCGCAAGAAGGTCAGCCGCGAGCCTGTGATGATCGACAACGGCAGCGGGTACGACGAGTTAAACCTCGGGCGGCTGTCACTGATCAGTGGGCAGAAAACTGTACCGGCAAGCCTGCGCACTTGGCAGAAGAACATCGTGACTCCGGACGGCCGACCCGTCATCATTACGTGCTCGACGATTGATCAGCAGGTAGTTCCACACGGACTCGATAACGACTTTATGGTGGGACTGCTGAACCTGTGCTTTGAGGCAGGGCTCCCCGACGGGCCGTTTACCCTGTCGGCTTACGGCCTTCTGAAAGCGGCTGGCTTTCCCGACACGGCGCAGTACTACCGTTCCCTGGAGGAGAGCTTAGTGCGGCTCAACAAGGCGCAGTACACCATTGATGAAGGGTGGTACGCGCAGGGAACGCAGCGGTGGACCACACAGTCGTTCGCGCAGGTGAGTTACCTGGCCTACCACCGGTCCACTGCGGGCATCCGGGACACCAGTGTGATCACGGTGCAGCTCGCGCCGCCCATCATGGACAGCCTGCGGTCGGGCTACATCAAACCCCTAGACCTGAAGTTCTACCGTACCCTCAGCCAGCCACTGGTCCGTGCAGTCTACCGGCAGCTGGATACCCTGCAATTTGATGACGCGGCACCTAACGGTCTCGTGAAGGAGTTGCAGTTTCCACTGATGGGCTGGGCCAGCCGACTGGGCATCGTCAGCGACCGGCCGGACAACGTTGAACGGACCCTTCGTCCCGCCCATGAGGAATTGCTGGCGAACAATTACGTGCGGCAGGTGGAAATCACCGGCAGGGGCAAGGACAAGCTAATCCGGTATGTGTTCGGTCCGCCTCCTGAATCTGAACACCCGGCGTTGGTGCAGTTGCTGGTGGACCGTGGCGTGAAGCAGGGCGTGGCCGTGCGACTGACGCTGGTCTTCCCGGACCGGATTGAGGAGGCGGCACGGCGATTTGATCATTACGTGATGACCACGCAGCGGCCGATTCACAACCGCGGTGGTCTGCTCGTCTCGATGGTGCAGCGTCCCGAGGATTTCGCGAATCTGCCTGGTTATACTTCATCCACCTCGAAGCCGTCCGCACCAGTGTCCAAGGGGGACGTAGGTCATCCGGGCAAACGGCACGGCAAAGTTGAAGAAGACATCGAAGTCTTTGAAGCCCAGGTTCAGGCGCACGTGGAGGGTCTGACCGGCCCGGAGCTGTACGAGTGGGTCTACCGGCAGTTGTCAGTACTGGGCGTCATGAAGCGCCTCAGTCCGCACGAGCGCGGTCTGCTGGAGGCGGCACTCCGGGATGGCCGCGTGGATGGGCGCCAAGTAGTTCGGGAGATGACGCGGCGTTTGCACGCTGGTGGACTGGCGATCGAGGACGCAATTGCTGACCTTCGATTGTTGATCGCGCCACAGTGA